AACTGGCAGGAGAAGAAGCCTTTAGCTTCAGAGGCACACAGCGTATCGAGTTGATGAAACACGAGATTGAGCATAATGTGCTGTCTTATTCTAGCAACGGTCCAAAAGCGCTTTGGCCAAGTATATCCAACTATGTTATCCAAGTCTCATCATCAGATGATCCAAAGTCACCCGTGGTATACCTGTACTTTTTAGATTCTGGCGGCGGGTCCTATCCACAAGTTATCTCAAATGCTCAAGCGGAATGGTTCCAGAACAAATCTGAAGAGATCAACCCTAACTCAAGGTGTAAGAACAAAGAATTaccgcttttttttttttttttttaaactacttTTCATGGCACCTTATTAGCATTGACTAGAATTAATAGGTAACAAGGTTTAAATATATAGactctgttttttattttattttaatggtttgtaagagagagaaaaaaatgaacagAAAACTTTGAAACATTGCTCCCGGCATGGTTTGATTAATTAGAAAGTGAAAAAGACAGAAGGTTTATTCTACTGAGGCAAATAGTTGTAATTGACAATGCTGaggttttggttttcttttttgatgtaCACCAATAAGATatggtgaatatatatatattttttggttaaataaatCTGTTTCCTGCATTTTCTTATCCAGTTTAGTGTTACCTGACAGTGTGCCCGAGCTAATATTCTGGCATATCCCAAGTCAAGCATATAATAAAGTTGCTCCACAGTTTGGAATTCACAAGCCCTGTGTAGGCTcaattaacaaagaaaatgtTTCTTCTCAAGCAGCTGAATTGGGTATCATGGAACTTATTGTTAAAAGGACTTCTGTCAAGGTAAGTACACAGATAAGCATGCATgtaaacacataaatatattCATTTCAAAGATAATCATGCTTACGCACAACCATATTCatctgtatatatatagattcaCACATACATAACATAAATTCATGTAAGATGCCTGCTTTCTAGGTAAATGACACAAAGAAATAAGCATAtgcatacacacacataaaaaagtACATATACCTCAATACACATGAGATATTAGTGCTCCTGGATAGACTGGGTTTAGATTTGAACTTGAAATTCGAATGATCCCATTTTCAGCTGGATTGATTGATTACCAATGCCAAGTCAAATAGTAAGGTTGGAATTTCTTGATACACAAGCTGGCCAGGCTTTGCCTGGCTTGAAATTTATGGCTTGGCTTCTATGGCCCAAAACgaccatttttttgtttttttttgtttttgtttttgttattgttccATTTGATCGACAGGAATTACataagaaaagaatgaaaacttGAAATCTTTTGTCATGTTGGGATTTGAgtaccttttatttttgtcttttatagCTTTCTTTGCTGTCAAATGGAGCTatggtattattattattattgtttttcatgTTGTGTTTCTTTTGGTTATTCACCATGATTAATTTACCATGTTGTTCTACTGCTTCCCCTTAAATTCGTTCTTCATACTTGGATGGTACAATTATCATTTTTCAGTTCTATCACAGATTCACAATCCATTTACAGGAAAATATGAGTTCAAGCACCTGTGACATATGAGTCACACACTCGCACCTAATCATCTAAATGTGGTTTAGGATGGTCAGCTGAGTTTTGTTTATTGTAATTATATCTCTCTTTTATATGTGGAAGAAGTTTAACCAAAATGTTACTGTGTTGGCAAGAAGGTTGAATAAGCCCGATCAGTTTTGTCTTAAGAAAAGCTCTGAATTGGAAccacatatatttaatatacaaTGTGTGTGCTTATGGTTCTTGAAAGTCAGAAACTAAATGAATCTATGGCTTGAGTTTGATGGATATGAATATGATCATGTTGAgttgtttttctctttattgTGGCAGGCAATATTTGTTGGACATAACCATGGATTGGATTGGTGCTGCCCCTATGAGAAACTCTGGCTCTGTTTTGCTAGGCATACTGGTTATGGTGGCTATGGAGACTGGCCTAGAGGAGCTAGAATTATAGAAATCACTCAGCAGCCTTTCTCCTTTAGAACTTGGATAAGGATGGAGGACAATATAGTACACAGCAAAGTTGTGCATGGAAGTGCcaatcaattgagttacaaaacttttgACCAAATGATAGTTATTTTGTTATGTTATTTTatgtctttaattttttaatttttgttaaaaatataaagagagagactaAGAAGTGAGATTTGTCTGTATATTGATGTATATTTTGTGTGTATAACATTGTACAATAAAGAGTTTTGTACAAACATAGTATGCGTGAAATATAAGTAATATGAGTGTATTGCAAGTACAATACTTTGGGTCCATGTCCAATGGACTACACTAACATATACACAAACACCCCCCTCAAATTCAAGGTGGCAAGGAGGAAGTCAACTGGAGTTTGGATAAGATCTCAATGACGACCAAGTGGGTGAgtcttagtgtgtgtttggtttgcGTGTTCGCGTTCTGCGttctgcgtttgcgtttttggcctttattttttattttttatttttaaccagAAGTTGGTTTCACGTGGGACACAAACCTGCTAATGGGTCTCGTGCACTGTGCGCGGGACCCACTAGCACTTTGAATGTCACACATTGGTTTGAAATGGCATTgtcagtgggtcccgtgcactgttcacgggacccacaaatttcacttttcatcaattttttttattaaaaataggtcccatgacactatttacacattttaaaattattttgttacagtgtttttagttttcagcaaaataaactgtatccaaacggacttTTAGTGAATATATTAGTTGGCGGAGGAGATGGAGTACAATTAGAGATAGCTTTTCTTGAGAGGGTAAGATTTCTGTCTAGTGGCCAGTGCCATTGGACCCGTTGGATATGCGACACGTGTCCAAGAATGGACACGTGTCGCGTATCCAACATGTCTAGTGGCCAGTGGCTACTAGACAGAAGCTGAGTCCTTCCTGAGATGACTACAAGTAATGAGTAAAGTACAAGTAATATATGTGTATGACAAGTGCAGTACATTAGGCTAGACAGAAGCTGAGTCCTTCCTGAGATGACTACAAGTAATGAGTAAAGTACAAGTAATATATGTGTATGACAAGTGCAGTACATTAGGCCCAAACCTAGTAGGCTAGGCTAATGTATAtactaacaattttaattttttaaaaataaatctaggtgaaattaaaaattaaaaatcctagatatatcaaaaaaa
The DNA window shown above is from Quercus lobata isolate SW786 chromosome 7, ValleyOak3.0 Primary Assembly, whole genome shotgun sequence and carries:
- the LOC115951369 gene encoding probable inactive purple acid phosphatase 16 isoform X2, encoding MTILSFTFFSLFTLTVGLDYQVLGLTTATTTKASGERYVQMRAGAPFKIALFADLHFGEATSTDWGPLQDVNSTRVMNTVLDDETPDFVIYLGDVITANNIPIANASLYWDQAISPTKSRGIPFASVFGNHDDAPFDWPKEWFPAPGIPQLICPAVNSTHSGEEAFSFRGTQRIELMKHEIEHNVLSYSSNGPKALWPSISNYVIQVSSSDDPKSPVVYLYFLDSGGGSYPQVISNAQAEWFQNKSEEINPNSSVPELIFWHIPSQAYNKVAPQFGIHKPCVGSINKENVSSQAAELGIMELIVKRTSVKAIFVGHNHGLDWCCPYEKLWLCFARHTGYGGYGDWPRGARIIEITQQPFSFRTWIRMEDNIVHSKVVHGSANQLSYKTFDQMIVILLCYFMSLIF
- the LOC115951369 gene encoding probable inactive purple acid phosphatase 16 isoform X1 — its product is MTILSFTFFSLFTLTVGLDYQVLGLTTATTTKASGERYVQMRAGAPFKIALFADLHFGEATSTDWGPLQDVNSTRVMNTVLDDETPDFVIYLGDVITANNIPIANASLYWDQAISPTKSRGIPFASVFGNHDDAPFDWPKEWFPAPGIPQLICPAVNSTHSGEEAFSFRGTQRIELMKHEIEHNVLSYSSNGPKALWPSISNYVIQVSSSDDPKSPVVYLYFLDSGGGSYPQVISNAQAEWFQNKSEEINPNSSLVLPDSVPELIFWHIPSQAYNKVAPQFGIHKPCVGSINKENVSSQAAELGIMELIVKRTSVKAIFVGHNHGLDWCCPYEKLWLCFARHTGYGGYGDWPRGARIIEITQQPFSFRTWIRMEDNIVHSKVVHGSANQLSYKTFDQMIVILLCYFMSLIF